A stretch of DNA from Kwoniella mangroviensis CBS 8507 chromosome 1 map unlocalized Ctg01, whole genome shotgun sequence:
ACTCCCGGTGCTCTACAACCAGGACTGAAAGTAATAGACCAGACAGACCTAGATCAAGTATCAAAGAGTGTACCGAGGGTTCCAAGAATGCCATTGGAGCTGGATTTGATGGCGTTGAAATCCATGCTGCGAATGGATATGTAAGTGCTGTTGACACAAGACATTCATGGACAACCGAACAAGCTCAGGCTGATGACGTATTCCTTGGGCttcttgatagcttctgGACCAGTTCGTGAGTCTAGAAAAGCTCCATATAAGCTTGAATCATCTGCTGGCATACGGTTCCCAGATTCAATCCGTCTCCAACCTACGGACAGACTCCTATGGTGGAAGTATCGACAACCGAATCCGATTTCCTATTGGAATCCTCAAATCGGTGACATCCGTCATCCCACCTCCGAAAGTCGGTCTCAGGATATCCCCCTTTGGTACTTACCAAGGTATGAGAGAGCCTATAGGAGAAGCGTCCGGACCAATCAAGACGTTCTCTCGACTTCTCAAAAAGTTATACGAGGAGATTCTAGACTTTGGTTATATCCATGCTTTAGAACCTAGATCAAcgggtgatgatgatcaaccgGATGATAAGTTGGGTTTGAAAAACTCGGTAGGCCCCCTTCGACAAATCGTCCTGAAACATGGAAGTCAATTCAACGTTGCTGGTGGATATACACCTGCTTCTGCTAAAGTACATGGGGAGAAGTATAACGAATTGATCGCATTTGGCAGATCTTTCACCTGTGAGTGAGACTTTGAGGGAAGATACCTTGTCCTCAGAGTCACAAAAGCAAGAGGGCCTTTAGTTGATGACCATGCGTCCTGTTGAAAGCCAATCCTGATCTAGTCgagagaatcaagaaagatctgCCTCTCACCAAGTACGATAGATTGACGTTCTACACCCAAGATAAAGCAGGCTGTTTGGGGTGAGTTTATAGAGGTCATCATCAAGGAGTCCAAAGTAGAAAATTGCACTGATCGTCGGACAAACCTCCCAGATGGCCGACATATCAGAAACAAGATATTGCTAGTTCTGCTGCCGAAGCAAAGATCGATGTCGAAGCAAGTGTCGTTAAAATCGCTGCTTAAATGTAACTTTTAAACAGAACTGGCGATTATGGATCATAGATATTGTAGAATGGAGTAGGGAGAGAACATCTCTAAATCATCCGCGCAAACCATGCATCACCAATTCAAGCCGATGGTCGCGATCATCGAGATCCGGAAGATCTCTCAATGGGAGCGACTCTTCGTTCGTTTGACCGATTATCATCtgatcgtcgtcatcatcgtagTCGCAATGGTTCCGAGTGTAGATTCCCTGAACCAATGCATAGacgatgatatatgattctTTCTATTGTTCTACCAATCTAAATCATTGACACTCTGGCACCAAGTTCGGTCCCGTACCAGTTGTCAAGAACTCCTTTAGGTTTACCAACGCTgtcctttccatcttcctcctaGCCTCTTGGTTCTCAGTACCGACGTGAGGCAGAAGGGTGATGTGTTTCATGTCTTTCAATCGCTGATCGACTTCGGGTTCTTTGGTGAATACATCTAAGCCGACTGATCCGAGCTGTGAAGCAGGCATAGAGTATGTCAGCACGTGAATCATACCGGAAGAAAATCCCTTAGCCCGTCCCAAACGACTGCGCGTGCACGTTACAGCGGAGAGCTTCTCAACGATGGGAAGTGATGACCATGAGATGTCGCGGGAGCTAAATGGTAGAGGATAGGACGTATAATGGGAAAGGAGGCGGAGACGAGTGGTAGAGCGATGCATGATAGAGCAAACTCACATGACCGTCCTGTAAAGCCTTGATCATCGCTTCCTCATCTATGACCGGACCTCTAGCAGTATTCACAATGATacttcctttcttcatcgtcctAATCTCCTTTTCGCCCACAAATCCTCTGGTCTTCTCACTAAGCGGTATACTGACCATCAGCACATCCAATTGTCCGAGAAACTCGTAGAGCTCGGAGACATATTTGACATCGGGTGGTGCCAGAGAGTTAGGTCGTCGATTGTGGTAGAGTAGATTACAGCCGAATGGTCTGATGTAATTCGCCATCTTGAGTCCTATTCCTCCCATACCCAATATACCAACTGTCTTCCCACTTAGATCTCTTGCGCTTTCTTCTACACCAGGTGGGTTGAATCCACCAGCCCTCAGATTTGCTTCGCACCAGCTGAATCTACGCATCGTCGCGACGAGGAGGAACACGGCTGTGGTTGCGGTGGCCTCGTCTACTGCACCGGGAGTATTGGACACTCCGATGCCTATGCAATAGTCAGCAGGTTGCTAactgaagagatggatatacACACCTCTAGCTTTAGCAGCTTTCACTCCCACCGAATCATATCCTGCTCCCTTATGAGCAAATCATTTGCAGGTGGACGGCAGAGCGTTTATCAGCTCGTCGTTTGGCGAACCCACGATTTTATCTGAGAGGTGTTCATGATAGATCCCCACTATGTCGCTGTATCGTCCACCAGGAGCGCAATCTTGGAAGAACTCTTCGCGGGATTGAGATTCCATAGGCTAGGAGATACATCAGGACTGCCTACCCTGACAGACAAGGCTCAAGCTCACCACAAGCTCTGCAATACCGCCCAGAAGCTCTTCGGCATCCGGTCCTGCCCAGAACAACTCGCCTGGGGTTTTTCGATTAGCGATAAAGCTATCACGCGTTGAGGTTCATACTGACTCACCCATTAACAAGACCTTCGGAGCCATGGTGTACGATATAGGTTTCTTCAGTTGACGCAACAGGGATATACTACTGAGATGCTACTTTACATGTCGAAATCATGATTGATGCTATATATATGAGATGAATGCTACGATGATCGTCCGGACTAATAACTGCCCCGACTTCCCGAGCTCCGGCCCAAGAAACCGAGTTATTCGCTAGATAACGACAGgagcaagaagaggatggttgTGATTCGCGTCGATGTTCTGATGCCCAGCGCAACTTTCGACGGCGTACTGAGACTGATGTCTAAGTGCACAAGGTCTTGCACAAGGTCTTTCTTTGAGGTGATCAGTCTATAGTCCATTGGTCTCGCAACATATATTGAAGACGAGCAATTCTGCCTCTAGGATGGGTGTGGACAGATTATGGCTCCTTTCAGAGTATCTCGAGGCATATTCCCAGCTTTTCACTCAGACATATATGTAGCGCAAGTCTGCCCACCAACCTGAAATAGGGGTACTGCTATCATGCATGCGTGATGATTATGTATCTATACTGAGGAAATCTTTCATGTATGAATATCTGACTGCACAGTATCTATCATGTTCGAACATCAAAAGGGAAGGCAGATTtaagaaagatcaaaacaAAACTCATCTCTCCGGCCATTCTTTCCAACATGCATAACAACACCAccatatcaacaacaactcCATACATCCTACCTTGCGtaccatatcatcagcatcacacgccatcatgtcatcttcaGATGTACGTTCCATCCTCAATCTGCCCCAAGCAGGTCCATCAGCCCCCAGGCGTAGCACCACTGCGAATCCAGCGGCCAAAAAACCAGATGGTATTTCAAGAGAGTTGTACGCACTCATCGGAGACAATGCTCCCTCTCTCGCAGAGGCGCAAGCATCCATAGCCGCCGTCAAGTATCGAGAGAAGCCATCACTCAAATCCAAGAAGGTTCATTGGGAATGGACACCATTTTCACCGGCTGCAAGGCAGGATAATCCCGTCAAACTCGGACATTGGGCGAGAATCACGGATGCAGATCCTGGAGTCAGTGGTGAGTCTCTTAATCGGTCGAATGTTGTTGACAATTAGTCGAGTACTTTGGTAAATTCAATCTTCACGGCCCATCGGTCATGGAGTATAGTCAGTTCGAATACGATCAACACCTGAGTGATCCAAACTGGACATCGCACGAGACTTTGTACCTCTTCGACCTTCTCAAGACCTACGACCTTCGTTTCATCATTGTTGCGGATAGGTACGCATACAGAGGTGTGACAGGCACTGCGACCGAGAAGAAGCGCTcagtggaggtgagtgaagcaATCGTGGATTTCGCTGACCTTTTCATAGGAAATCAAAGATCGTTACTATACTATCTGCCGACGACTAGTACGTACGCGTACGGCTGCCGATCCGCAAGCCCAACAGCAGCTCATTCACGCATATGCTTTTgacaaaggtgagtttcctCTATACGTGAATTTAGCTGACAGTTCAGCTCGCGAGATCAAACGCAAACAGTATGCATCAGAGTTGTTCCATCTTACCGCCGCTGAGATCGCTGAGGAGGAAGCCCTTTACATCGAGGTCAAGAGGATGGAACAGAACGAACGACGATACCGTGCTGATCGAGACGATCTGATGCGGACTATTATGGGTTTGGATAGTGGCTTGGTGGAattcgatcaatccaatGTCGAAGCGATCTTTGGTAttgacaaggtgagtcaagcaAACCCTTTCTTGGAAATTCTGCTGACTGCCTTCTACAGAATAAGAAACGAAAGCGAGCAGAGGAAGGTGAACCcgctccacctccaccaccaccgcctaAGAAACATCCCAAAGAACAGGCCGCTTTCGATCTCGCTCATTGCATCTACCACTTACCCCCACCCCCTACCAATCCACATTCTTCTCACCTCGCCAGTAAACACCCTGTTCATCAGCCTGTTCACCTTCGATCCACCAAAATTCCTCCACCGAAACAAAACGCCGCTATACGTATTACCGAACTGCTCAATGAGCTTGGAATCAGTGCTCACAAGTTGGTCATGCCCACACGTAACAATATTGAGACGTTTGACAGCCTGCTTCAAGCGGCAGGTGCACTAATTGACATGAAACGACAAGTGGACAGGGTGGAACAGGAACTCCGCACGGTAAAGGCGCAGAAGGAAGGTCTTCTCCCCATCATCGACAGTAGAAAGGCGAGATCCGAATCTGTCACTTCGACTGATACCACCACCACGACGAATAAAAACAGGCCAAGCCGTGGGTTGTAGGGAACAGTGGATagtagatagatagatagatgtgTTGTATCTTCATATGTATGCAAGAATATGCTATGTCACGTGATGTCCGTAGCCACGTGGTACCGTGTCAACATTTATTTTCAgtgatctctcatctctttctcgaCTTTTTCGACTCTCATTCTGGTACATTCAGAGCTATCGCGTAAACCCAGCCGCCCATGCTACCGGCCTACCTCACCTCCGCCTCCGGGCTGATCAAGAATCTGAAGGCGGCCTCGGATCCTCCGCAGTCAGGTTTCCCTCTCAAAATCGACATCGCTCTTGAGGCATGGCAGCAAGACTCGTTCCATGTTCCGCGCAAGGCTGATGTGCTTAGAGATTGGGTGATCGAGACATGGACCAGGAATCATAAAGGGTGAGTCTATCTTGTTTGAAAAGTCACTGACATGGTCAGATCGTCACCCCTTGCAGATGCAAAGTATTATCGATTGCTGCTTGAGGTTTCCCCTCGTTGCGATTCCCCTGCTCAAGCGCCTCTTACAATCATCCCCTCGTTACTCAAATCTCTTCCTCAGGCCCAAGACCTAGACAGCGTGCTTGATCTAGCAGTCCGATctctcaatcttctcttcccccCTCAGCAAACATCACACAAGGCCGAAGCTTGGACCGATGTTTGGACTGGTATACTGCAGCCTCTCTCGCTCCTATCACTCACAACACATGTGCTCTCTTTAACCAAGCTTGTGTCGTCCCGAGTCGAGGAGTCGCTGTCTTCATCACtcaatgggaagaaggtgagtgagtCGATACGAGAACATCGCTTATTATCGCAGCTCGCAGCTGCCGTGGTTGCTTCCTTTCCCTCGTTCTGCAACACCATCCTCAGACATCCTTCCCTACTCGACATTCTCGCCCCTACCATGTCAGCTGTCCTCTTCCAGGAATCTGTACTTCAATCTGGTGATCCTCTGCAGCCTTTGCTGTCTCAAGTGCCCTCTCCTGGCTCGCACTTAGCTATCCCTGTTCTTTTTGACGCTCTCGTCCAGAAATACCACCAAAACCGatactccatcttcacccaagcATCTAGTAGTAAAGTCGCACACGATGTCTTTGTCGCCGGCAAGGAACGTGAGGCAGTCCGACTCGCCCTGGAACGTACCTTGGACAGATTAAATGGTGGTGACATTACCGCTTGGCAGACCCGATTTGCGCTTTGGAAGACCATCGAACTGTGGGGTGGATATATGGAGAGAGAACCTTCTTGGAGTCGATTACTGGATATTGAGGCGCAGGCAACAAAGCAAGCGCTGAACTCTGGTGATCCTTCTACTGTTGGGACTCTGCTTGGCACTTTGGTCAGCCTCGAGCGTCTCGATCACGATCAGGCCAAGCTGGGTCCGGATGTAGTCCGCTGGTGCCTAGCTGTGAGTGAACCTGGTGGAGAATTTTAACTGATGTCTCAAGTCCCCCGTTGCTCATCATACGATCGCCAAATCTTTGATTTCGTCTTTA
This window harbors:
- a CDS encoding SWR1-complex protein 4; its protein translation is MSSSDVRSILNLPQAGPSAPRRSTTANPAAKKPDGISRELYALIGDNAPSLAEAQASIAAVKYREKPSLKSKKVHWEWTPFSPAARQDNPVKLGHWARITDADPGVSVRTRTAADPQAQQQLIHAYAFDKGEFPLYVNLADSSAREIKRKQYASELFHLTAAEIAEEEALYIEVKRMEQNERRYRADRDDLMRTIMGLDSGLVEFDQSNVEAIFGIDKNKKRKRAEEGEPAPPPPPPPKKHPKEQAAFDLAHCIYHLPPPPTNPHSSHLASKHPVHQPVHLRSTKIPPPKQNAAIRITELLNELGISAHKLVMPTRNNIETFDSLLQAAGALIDMKRQVDRVEQELRTVKAQKEGLLPIIDSRKARSESVTSTDTTTTTNKNRPSRGL